A single Pristis pectinata isolate sPriPec2 chromosome 22, sPriPec2.1.pri, whole genome shotgun sequence DNA region contains:
- the si:ch211-195b13.1 gene encoding STKc_SGK domain-containing protein codes for MAMTETPSDFTYSKMRGIVVFLSAFIKQRKIGLNDFIQKLVSNPQICQHPDVRAFLQIDQNQPQETDACSDSSIGSEEFDLPPPNSVKPSDFDYLRIIGKGSFGKVLLAKHKETEKYFAVKVLQKKVILKKKEQKHIMAERSVLLKNMKHPFLVGLHYSFQTADKLYFVLDYVNGGELFYHLQREHVFLEPRARFYAAEIASALGYLHALHIVYRDLKPENILLDSQGHIVLTDFGLCKEGVEPDGTTSTFCGTPEYLAPEVLQKQAYDRAVDWWCLGSVLYEMLYGLPPFYSRNMAEMYDNILHKPLLLKPNVSNSAQDLLQGLLQKDRAQRLGAKNDFLELKFHSFFSTINWDDLMARKITPPFVPTVSGPTDLQYFDPEFTQQPVPNSVANSPEDFPITASMREAAEAFLGFSYVPPVDTYL; via the exons ATGGCGATGACTGAGACACCAAGCGACTTCACTTATTCCAAAATGAGAGGCATCGTTGTCTTCCTGTCTG CTTTCATAAAACAACGAAAAATAGGCTTGAATGACTTCATACAGAAATTGGTGTCCAACCCTCAGATCTGCCAACA CCCTGATGTCCGTGCTTTCTTACAAATTGACCAAAATCAACCGCAGGAAACTGATGCCTGTTCTGAT TCAAGCATTGGATCAGAAGAATTTGACCTTCCTCCACCAAATAG TGTGAAGCCTTCAGACTTTGACTATCTGCGAATAATTGGAAAAGGGAGTTTTGGAAAG GTGCTGCTTGCCAAGcacaaagaaacagaaaaatattttgctgtAAAGGTTCTGCAGAAGAAGGTGATCCTGAAGAAGAAAGAG CAAAAACACATAATGGCAGAGCGCAGTGTCCTCCTGAAAAACATGAAGCATCCTTTCCTAGTGGGACTCCACTACTCCTTCCAAACAGCAGACAAGCTCTACTTTGTCCTCGACTATGTGAATGGTGGTGAA cTTTTCTACCACCTTCAGCGGGAACATGTGTTCCTGGAGCCCAGAGCCAGATTCTATGCTGCTGAGATTGCCAGTGCCCTAGGTTACCTGCATGCCCTGCACATTGTTTACAG AGACCTGAAGCCTGAAAACATCCTGCTGGATTCTCAGGGCCACATAGTGCTCACGGACTTTGGGCTGTGCAAGGAAGGGGTGGAACCGGATGGAACCACCTCCACATTTTGTGGCACCCCAGAG TATTTGGCCCCTGAAGTGTTACAGAAGCAAGCTTATGACCGAGCAGTTGACTGGTGGTGCCTGGGATCGGTGCTATATGAAATGCTGTATGGATTG CCCCCATTTTACAGTCGGAATATGGCTGAAATGTACGACAACATCCTGCACAAGCCTCTGCTCCTAAAACCCAATGTGTCAAACTCTGCCCAAGATCTTCTTCAGGGTCTGCTGCAAAAGGACAGAGCACAGAGATTGGGCGCCAAGAATGATTTT TTGGAGCTGAAGTTCCATTCGTTCTTTTCAACAATTAACTGGGATGACCTCATGGCAAGGAAAATCACTCCTCCATTTGTTCCTACAGTG TCTGGACCCACTGACCTACAATACTTTGACCCCGAATTTACTCAGCAGCCAGTTCCAAACTCTGTTGCAAACTCTCCTGAAGATTTTCCGATTACAGCCAGCATGAGAGAGGCTGCTGAAGCATTCCTTGGTTTCTCTTatgtgcctcctgtagatacctaTCTATAA